A window of the Cystobacter fuscus genome harbors these coding sequences:
- the sppA gene encoding signal peptide peptidase SppA, producing the protein MKRFFIGSLAVVGGVALLFVAAIVGLAWLAASSRPGVPDNVVLELDITEPLREHVPEDSLTSAFGEHPPTVRDVVDALERAGEDGRVKGLLVRLEGPAGSTAVVQELRDAVKAFRSRGKKAWAYADTFGEDTSATGTYYLASAFDAIYVQPSGDVSVTGVGQETPFARDALVKLGVKPQMGKRHEYKAAVNTFTEQTYTEPHREESTRYLTSIFEQMLRGVSEGRGLTPEAVRAAMDEAPLLGARALELKLVDGLLYRDEVLEKVKDTAGEGVKRLYLEKYLERAGRPHTRGPVVALVYGAGTISRGRSESNPMSGEDTLGGETVAAALRKAVADARVKAILFRVDSPGGSYVASDTVRREVQRAREQGKPVIVSMGTYAASGGYFIAMDADRIVAQPGTLTGSIGVYGGKMVTAELWAKLGVSWEALGVGKNATMYSSSLEFTPEQHAKNEASLDRVYEDFTAKAAAGRKLPVEKLREVARGRVWSGEDAKEKGLVDELGGFPVALRLAKEAAKLEGEVQVELFPREKDTAEILADLLGERRGDNSDDVEAGTGVATPLKPVLARTQALYRLAVRLGLVEERQHVLAAPVPDTTW; encoded by the coding sequence ATGAAACGCTTCTTCATCGGTTCACTCGCCGTGGTGGGCGGCGTCGCCCTGCTCTTCGTCGCGGCCATCGTCGGGCTCGCCTGGCTCGCGGCGTCGAGCAGGCCGGGCGTGCCGGACAACGTGGTGCTGGAGCTCGACATCACCGAGCCCCTGCGCGAGCACGTGCCGGAGGACTCGCTGACGAGCGCCTTCGGCGAGCACCCGCCCACGGTGCGCGACGTGGTGGACGCCCTGGAGCGCGCGGGGGAGGACGGACGCGTCAAGGGCCTGCTGGTGCGGCTGGAGGGTCCCGCGGGCAGTACAGCCGTGGTGCAGGAGTTGCGTGACGCGGTGAAGGCATTCCGCTCGCGGGGCAAGAAGGCGTGGGCGTACGCGGACACCTTCGGCGAGGACACGAGCGCCACGGGCACCTACTACCTGGCCTCGGCGTTCGACGCCATCTACGTGCAGCCCTCGGGGGACGTGTCGGTGACGGGGGTGGGGCAGGAGACGCCCTTCGCGCGCGACGCGCTGGTGAAGCTCGGCGTCAAGCCGCAGATGGGCAAGCGCCACGAGTACAAGGCCGCCGTCAACACCTTCACCGAGCAGACGTACACCGAGCCGCACCGCGAGGAGTCCACGCGCTACCTCACGAGCATCTTCGAGCAGATGCTGCGGGGCGTGTCCGAGGGCCGCGGCCTCACGCCCGAGGCGGTGCGCGCCGCCATGGACGAGGCGCCGCTGCTCGGCGCGCGGGCGCTGGAGTTGAAGCTCGTGGACGGGCTGCTCTACCGCGACGAGGTGCTCGAGAAGGTGAAGGACACGGCGGGAGAGGGCGTGAAGCGGCTGTACCTGGAGAAGTACCTCGAGCGCGCGGGGCGGCCCCACACGCGGGGGCCGGTGGTGGCGCTCGTCTACGGGGCGGGCACCATTTCCCGCGGGCGCAGCGAGTCCAACCCCATGTCGGGCGAGGACACGCTGGGCGGAGAAACGGTGGCGGCGGCGCTGCGCAAGGCGGTGGCGGACGCGCGGGTGAAGGCCATCCTCTTCCGGGTGGACAGCCCCGGGGGCAGCTACGTGGCGAGCGACACGGTGCGCCGCGAGGTGCAACGCGCGCGCGAGCAGGGCAAGCCCGTCATCGTGTCCATGGGCACGTACGCGGCCAGCGGCGGCTACTTCATCGCCATGGACGCGGACAGAATCGTCGCCCAGCCGGGCACGCTCACCGGCAGCATCGGCGTGTACGGCGGGAAGATGGTGACGGCGGAGCTGTGGGCGAAGCTGGGCGTGAGCTGGGAGGCGCTCGGCGTGGGGAAGAACGCCACCATGTACAGCAGCTCGCTCGAGTTCACCCCGGAGCAGCACGCCAAGAACGAGGCGTCGCTCGATCGGGTGTACGAGGACTTCACGGCGAAGGCGGCCGCGGGCCGCAAGCTGCCGGTGGAGAAGCTGCGCGAGGTGGCCCGCGGCCGCGTCTGGTCCGGCGAGGACGCCAAGGAGAAGGGCCTGGTGGACGAGCTGGGCGGCTTCCCCGTCGCGCTGCGGCTCGCCAAGGAGGCGGCGAAGCTGGAGGGCGAGGTGCAGGTGGAGCTCTTCCCGAGGGAAAAGGACACCGCGGAGATACTGGCGGACCTGCTCGGCGAGCGCCGCGGGGACAACAGCGATGACGTGGAGGCGGGCACGGGCGTGGCGACACCCCTCAAGCCCGTGCTCGCCCGGACCCAGGCGCTCTACCGGCTCGCGGTGAGGCTCGGCCTCGTCGAGGAGCGCCAGCACGTGCTCGCCGCGCCGGTGCCGGACACCACCTGGTAG
- a CDS encoding Uma2 family endonuclease yields the protein MCNSQAVAYSALEAMPTGWVGEILDEELVASPRPSDIQARAAFMLGVELGERLAPRRSGAGRWCLLRAPELRLGRDVLVPDLAGWRAERLAEAANPGEPFMRLAPDWVCEVLGPGSVVLDRTRKLPVYARAGVSQVWLVDPLARTLECFQRVKRGWLLVSTHEGEAIVRAEPFPGLALELSALWWPPAEPVLELVR from the coding sequence ATGTGCAACAGCCAGGCGGTGGCGTACTCGGCCCTCGAGGCCATGCCCACGGGGTGGGTGGGGGAGATCCTCGACGAGGAATTGGTGGCGTCGCCTCGGCCTTCCGACATCCAGGCGCGTGCCGCCTTCATGTTGGGCGTGGAACTCGGGGAGCGGCTGGCGCCGCGGCGCTCAGGCGCGGGGCGCTGGTGCTTGCTGCGCGCGCCGGAGCTGCGCCTGGGGCGGGACGTGCTGGTGCCGGACCTGGCCGGCTGGCGCGCGGAGCGGCTCGCCGAGGCCGCCAACCCCGGGGAGCCCTTCATGCGTCTGGCGCCGGACTGGGTGTGCGAGGTGCTCGGCCCCGGCTCGGTGGTGTTGGACAGGACGCGCAAGCTGCCCGTCTACGCGCGCGCGGGCGTGTCGCAGGTGTGGCTGGTGGATCCGCTGGCCCGCACGCTGGAGTGCTTCCAGCGCGTCAAGCGCGGCTGGCTCCTCGTCAGCACCCACGAGGGCGAGGCCATCGTCCGCGCGGAGCCCTTCCCCGGGCTCGCGCTGGAGCTGTCCGCGCTCTGGTGGCCGCCCGCCGAGCCCGTGCTGGAGCTGGTGCGCTGA